The following are encoded in a window of Telmatobacter sp. DSM 110680 genomic DNA:
- a CDS encoding ankyrin repeat domain-containing protein — protein MTRSGLASLSLCLGIVTSIASAQNSTPAKVDFGRDVLPIFREQCGDCHGPAKQRAGMRLDRRSSVMKAFSRRVVPGSSANSFVYHRLIGDGYGAQMPPTGALRPEQIATVKAWIDQGAEWPDALANEADLPPFDPKAIAMVDALRAADLPSFLKAATADPALLNARGPEGSTPFMYAVLYTNVPTLARLLKMGADPNKHNDANATPLMWAATDLEKTRLLLDHGADVNARSDDMRTPLMIAARRPGGAPIVKLLLDHGAKTNPNYRPENESSPLIEGLTSGDPQVVAMLLDHGADAKMAGETGLTMAIVSHCPSCVDRILQQVTDKSVLTASLDDTAVLADMRDVRTLLDHGADANGYDPLGRTPLMYAAISDMLPVETVQLLIDRGADVNAIDKHSKTGDEGLTPLDIARHNGDTPVVKLLLKAGAKPSPFTPVSLHMRRDNSIQRAVQDTIPHLQRADVNFITQSGCVSCHDNSLTAMTMGLSRKHGFQIDEKTAAAQVQANADALAKLRDRMHQGFIVPTEDNFSEGILAYQLMGLAAEGYKSDLNTDTAALYILKRQHPNGEWPAQHADNRPPICLDYIGQTARAMRALQLYTPKANADQYRKSIHLAANWIANARSYNNEDRSWRVAGLAWAGTNKTALQQAIAELLAAQHPDGGWSDLPTMQSTAYATGKSLVALHLAGLPASSPSYQRGVKWLLDTQQEDGSWYVQTRALGFQPWFDAGFPHGHDQWISAAGTNWAAMALTYALPQNSAKSAPVRRKSPGYLKYEQASAVKPAAAFPAIPAAEAQARH, from the coding sequence GTGACACGTTCAGGACTCGCATCACTTTCTCTCTGCCTAGGCATCGTCACTAGCATTGCGTCAGCCCAGAATTCAACTCCCGCCAAGGTCGACTTCGGCCGCGACGTTCTGCCCATATTCCGTGAGCAATGCGGGGATTGCCATGGCCCTGCCAAGCAGCGCGCGGGAATGCGGCTTGATCGTCGCAGCTCCGTGATGAAGGCTTTCTCTCGACGCGTCGTCCCCGGCAGCAGCGCCAATAGTTTCGTCTATCATCGTCTCATCGGCGATGGATACGGCGCCCAGATGCCTCCCACTGGCGCGCTTCGTCCCGAACAAATCGCCACAGTCAAAGCATGGATCGATCAGGGAGCCGAATGGCCTGACGCGCTCGCGAACGAAGCCGACCTGCCGCCATTCGATCCAAAGGCCATTGCGATGGTCGACGCCCTCCGTGCTGCGGACCTCCCATCCTTCCTTAAAGCCGCCACCGCCGACCCGGCACTGCTCAACGCACGCGGCCCCGAAGGCTCTACGCCATTCATGTATGCGGTGCTCTACACCAATGTGCCCACCTTAGCGCGTCTCTTGAAAATGGGCGCCGACCCCAACAAGCACAATGATGCCAACGCAACCCCCTTAATGTGGGCCGCCACTGACCTCGAGAAGACCCGCCTTTTGCTTGATCACGGCGCGGATGTAAATGCCCGGTCTGATGATATGCGGACGCCGCTCATGATCGCCGCTCGTCGTCCCGGTGGTGCGCCAATCGTCAAACTCCTCCTCGATCACGGTGCCAAAACCAACCCCAATTACCGCCCTGAAAACGAATCTTCACCGCTCATCGAAGGCCTCACCTCCGGCGATCCCCAGGTTGTCGCTATGCTGCTTGATCACGGGGCAGACGCCAAAATGGCCGGGGAAACAGGCCTCACGATGGCCATCGTTTCTCATTGCCCCAGCTGCGTCGATCGCATCCTCCAGCAGGTCACCGACAAAAGCGTCCTCACTGCCTCCCTTGATGACACTGCCGTTCTTGCCGATATGCGCGACGTCCGCACTCTGCTCGATCACGGTGCCGATGCCAACGGCTACGACCCACTGGGCCGTACACCCCTGATGTACGCCGCGATCTCAGACATGCTCCCGGTTGAGACTGTGCAACTTCTCATCGATCGCGGCGCCGACGTAAACGCCATCGACAAACATTCCAAGACAGGCGATGAAGGATTGACTCCTCTCGACATCGCCCGGCACAACGGAGACACTCCGGTCGTCAAATTGCTCCTGAAGGCCGGTGCTAAACCCAGCCCGTTTACTCCGGTTTCGCTTCACATGCGACGCGACAATTCAATCCAGCGCGCCGTCCAGGACACCATTCCTCACCTCCAGCGTGCCGACGTTAACTTCATCACTCAGTCCGGTTGCGTCTCCTGTCATGACAACAGCCTCACCGCCATGACCATGGGTTTATCTCGCAAGCATGGTTTCCAAATCGATGAGAAAACCGCCGCCGCACAGGTACAGGCCAATGCCGACGCTCTGGCCAAGTTGCGTGACCGCATGCACCAGGGCTTCATCGTGCCCACTGAAGACAATTTCAGCGAAGGCATTCTCGCGTACCAGTTGATGGGGCTCGCAGCCGAAGGCTATAAATCCGATCTCAATACCGATACCGCAGCTTTGTACATCCTTAAGCGCCAGCACCCCAATGGCGAGTGGCCCGCGCAACATGCAGACAACCGTCCGCCCATTTGTCTCGACTATATCGGCCAGACTGCGAGAGCCATGCGCGCTCTCCAGCTCTACACGCCCAAGGCCAACGCCGACCAATACCGCAAGTCCATTCATCTTGCCGCGAACTGGATCGCTAACGCGCGGTCCTACAACAACGAAGATCGCAGCTGGCGAGTTGCTGGACTTGCCTGGGCAGGAACCAACAAAACTGCCCTGCAACAAGCCATCGCGGAACTGCTCGCCGCGCAACATCCTGATGGTGGATGGTCTGATCTGCCCACCATGCAAAGCACCGCCTACGCCACGGGAAAAAGTCTAGTGGCGCTTCATCTCGCAGGCCTTCCAGCCTCCAGTCCCTCCTACCAGCGCGGCGTGAAGTGGCTCTTGGACACCCAGCAGGAAGATGGTTCCTGGTACGTGCAGACCCGCGCTCTCGGCTTCCAGCCCTGGTTCGATGCCGGTTTCCCACACGGCCACGATCAATGGATCTCCGCCGCCGGCACAAATTGGGCCGCTATGGCCCTGACCTATGCGTTGCCGCAAAACAGTGCGAAGTCCGCCCCCGTGCGCCGAAAGTCGCCAGGATACCTGAAATACGAGCAAGCCTCCGCAGTCAAACCTGCGGCGGCGTTCCCCGCAATTCCAGCAGCAGAGGCGCAAGCTCGTCACTGA
- the cysD gene encoding sulfate adenylyltransferase subunit CysD — MTATAAVEQKTINVENHDECYREERLSHIQLLEAESIHIFREVASEFQNPVMLYSIGKDSSVMLRLAQKAFYPSPIPFPLLHVDTGYKFREMLEFRDRYTAELGLKLIVWRNEEALADGANPIKLGTQRCCGYLKTQALLDGLRAHGFDAAFGGARRDEEKSRAKERIFSFRDSAGQWDPKNQRPELWSLFNGRIGPGESIRVFPLSNWTELDIWHYIHLEKIPIVPLYFAKPRKMLVRNDSLIPLEQPFIQGLPGEEQWVTCRLRSLGCSPCTGAIRSEADTVPKIIEELMAVRNSERANRIIDHDQDGSMELKKREGYF; from the coding sequence ATGACAGCCACTGCCGCCGTCGAGCAAAAAACAATCAACGTCGAAAACCACGACGAGTGCTATCGCGAAGAGCGCTTAAGCCACATCCAGCTTCTCGAGGCTGAGAGCATCCACATTTTTCGCGAGGTCGCCTCCGAGTTCCAGAACCCGGTGATGCTCTATTCAATCGGTAAAGACTCCTCCGTCATGCTCCGCCTCGCGCAGAAGGCCTTCTACCCTTCGCCCATCCCGTTTCCGCTCCTCCATGTCGACACCGGCTACAAGTTTCGAGAGATGCTCGAATTCCGCGATCGCTACACTGCCGAACTCGGCCTCAAGCTCATCGTATGGCGCAACGAAGAGGCCCTGGCTGACGGCGCCAACCCCATCAAGCTTGGCACCCAGCGCTGCTGCGGATACCTCAAGACCCAGGCTCTCTTGGACGGCCTCCGCGCCCACGGCTTCGACGCAGCCTTCGGCGGAGCGCGCCGCGACGAAGAGAAATCTCGCGCCAAGGAGCGCATCTTTTCCTTCCGCGACTCCGCAGGCCAGTGGGATCCCAAAAACCAGCGCCCCGAACTCTGGTCCCTCTTCAACGGCCGCATCGGTCCTGGCGAGAGCATCCGCGTCTTCCCCCTTTCGAATTGGACCGAACTCGACATCTGGCACTACATCCATCTCGAAAAGATTCCCATTGTCCCGCTCTACTTCGCCAAGCCGCGCAAAATGCTCGTCCGCAACGACTCGCTCATCCCTCTAGAACAGCCCTTCATTCAGGGCCTCCCAGGCGAAGAACAGTGGGTCACCTGCCGTCTCCGCTCTCTCGGCTGCAGCCCCTGCACTGGCGCCATCCGCTCTGAGGCGGACACAGTTCCGAAAATCATCGAGGAACTCATGGCCGTCCGCAATTCCGAGCGCGCCAACCGCATCATCGACCACGATCAGGACGGCTCCATGGAACTGAAAAAGCGTGAGGGCTACTTCTGA
- a CDS encoding GTP-binding protein, protein MATVEQNIFEVVDPAPVTSSELPIEQRLEAELAKDLLRFSTAGSVDDGKSTLIGRLLYDSHNVYDDHIRSVTRNAAIDFAQLTDGLRAEREQGITIDVAYRYFSTPKRKFIIADTPGHEQYTRNMATGASTADVAIVLVDARKGILAQTRRHACIAGLLGIPIVIAAINKMDLVDFSEEVFNRHSASLQGLARQLDIAQLIPVPVSALDGDNVVHRSTRMPFYTGPSILELLETLPLAIERTQATFRLPIQRVVRPHQDFRGFAGQITAGFIHPGDEVLALPSGRRSRVRTVSTFDGDLAQARTPQSVVLTLEDEIDLSRGDMISSVAAPPRKTTRVEATVVWMHSKPLRPGATYLLKHSTQTVRATITELRSRIDVEHLAENSASQLALNDIGHVVIETSRPLLADLYRESRSTGSLILIDATDNTTAGAGMIRAIEDASDTIDTHATAGLLNIGSRADLAAQIEQTLLAEGAIVLRTHSPASSQLATFARLGAFVILESDQLVPITFTRADSTIARPLACDSESIQKTLTEIHRLASIATGEDDNDNGLGI, encoded by the coding sequence ATGGCCACTGTAGAACAGAACATTTTCGAAGTAGTCGATCCCGCGCCAGTAACCTCTTCCGAGTTGCCCATCGAACAGCGCCTGGAAGCCGAACTCGCGAAAGACCTCCTACGCTTCTCTACCGCCGGCAGCGTGGACGACGGCAAGTCCACTCTCATCGGCCGCCTGCTTTACGACTCGCACAACGTCTACGACGACCACATCCGCTCCGTCACCCGCAACGCCGCCATCGACTTCGCCCAGCTCACAGACGGTCTTCGCGCCGAGCGAGAGCAGGGAATAACCATCGACGTTGCCTACCGCTATTTCTCCACGCCGAAACGCAAGTTCATCATCGCCGACACCCCGGGCCACGAGCAGTACACGCGCAATATGGCTACCGGCGCCTCCACCGCCGACGTCGCCATTGTTCTCGTCGACGCTCGCAAAGGAATCCTCGCCCAGACCCGCCGTCACGCCTGCATCGCCGGCCTGCTTGGCATTCCGATAGTTATCGCCGCCATCAACAAGATGGACTTGGTCGACTTCTCTGAAGAAGTCTTCAATCGCCACAGCGCCAGCCTGCAGGGCCTCGCCCGCCAGCTTGACATCGCGCAACTCATCCCGGTCCCCGTCAGTGCCCTCGATGGCGACAATGTGGTCCATCGCAGCACCCGCATGCCGTTCTACACCGGCCCCAGTATTCTCGAACTGCTCGAGACCCTGCCTCTTGCAATCGAACGCACACAGGCAACTTTCCGGTTGCCTATCCAGCGCGTCGTCCGTCCCCATCAGGATTTCCGCGGCTTCGCCGGACAAATCACTGCCGGTTTCATCCATCCGGGCGATGAAGTTCTCGCGCTCCCCAGCGGACGCCGCTCCCGTGTTCGCACTGTCTCTACCTTCGACGGCGATCTTGCGCAGGCTCGCACGCCCCAATCCGTCGTCCTCACCCTTGAAGACGAAATCGACCTCAGTCGCGGCGACATGATCTCCTCCGTCGCAGCGCCGCCGCGCAAAACTACCCGCGTCGAGGCCACAGTTGTCTGGATGCACTCCAAACCCCTGCGCCCCGGCGCAACCTACCTGCTCAAGCACTCCACCCAGACCGTTCGCGCCACCATCACCGAGCTTCGTTCCCGCATCGACGTTGAGCACCTCGCCGAAAACTCCGCTTCCCAGCTTGCGCTCAACGACATCGGTCACGTCGTCATCGAAACCAGCCGACCCTTGCTTGCCGATCTCTACCGCGAAAGCCGCTCGACCGGAAGTCTCATCCTCATCGACGCCACCGACAACACCACGGCCGGCGCCGGCATGATCCGCGCCATCGAAGACGCATCCGACACAATCGATACACATGCAACCGCAGGGTTGCTCAACATAGGTAGCCGTGCCGATCTTGCAGCTCAAATCGAGCAGACTCTGCTAGCGGAAGGCGCTATCGTCCTCCGCACCCACTCCCCAGCATCTTCTCAACTCGCAACATTTGCCCGTCTCGGCGCATTCGTGATCCTTGAGTCTGATCAACTCGTGCCCATCACCTTCACGCGCGCCGACAGCACGATCGCCAGGCCTCTTGCCTGCGACTCCGAATCCATCCAGAAAACACTCACTGAAATCCACCGCCTCGCTTCAATCGCCACAGGAGAAGACGACAATGACAACGGCCTCGGCATCTGA
- a CDS encoding phosphoadenylyl-sulfate reductase, with amino-acid sequence MTTASASDALALTASSFLRENLEHAQRACITSSFQAEDVAVLHMVLQHQPQIPVIFLETGYHFPETLAYRDRIAAEWNLNLVNVEAEQSVAEQESQFGILNQTAPDRCCGLRKVEPLFRALGAYTTWVTGLRRQQSKSRANLQPHEFFTLPTGKILAKLSPLTEWTTRDVWQYAEQHSIPLLPLYEQGYTSIGCAPCTSLPFDENDPRSGRWSGRKLECGIHLQAH; translated from the coding sequence ATGACAACGGCCTCGGCATCTGACGCTCTAGCCCTTACCGCATCGAGCTTCCTTCGTGAGAACCTCGAGCACGCGCAGCGCGCCTGCATCACCTCGAGCTTCCAGGCTGAAGACGTCGCCGTGCTCCACATGGTGCTCCAGCATCAGCCGCAAATCCCGGTCATCTTTCTCGAAACCGGCTACCACTTTCCGGAAACTCTCGCTTATCGCGATCGCATCGCCGCCGAGTGGAATCTGAACCTTGTCAACGTTGAGGCCGAGCAGTCTGTCGCCGAACAGGAGTCGCAATTCGGCATCCTCAACCAGACCGCTCCCGACCGCTGCTGCGGCCTGCGCAAGGTCGAGCCGCTCTTCCGCGCTCTGGGTGCGTACACCACATGGGTCACCGGCCTGCGCCGCCAGCAGTCCAAGTCGCGTGCCAACCTGCAGCCGCACGAGTTCTTCACCCTGCCCACCGGCAAGATCCTCGCTAAGCTAAGCCCTCTCACCGAGTGGACCACGCGCGACGTGTGGCAATACGCCGAGCAGCATTCCATTCCGCTGCTTCCGCTCTACGAACAGGGATACACGTCCATCGGTTGCGCACCGTGCACCAGCCTGCCCTTCGACGAAAACGACCCACGCTCGGGCCGCTGGTCCGGCCGCAAACTCGAGTGCGGCATCCACCTGCAGGCTCACTGA
- a CDS encoding sulfite exporter TauE/SafE family protein, translating to MELLLGFAIAALIAITGVGAGTLIAPLLILFLHVPVAEAVGTALAYSAAVKLVVVPVQIWRRQVEWRTLAVILATGIPGVAIGSLIFQRAAHNSANNLWLFLALGIMIAVSSAWHIFRHFRPAAEPAQRTNSPKWLAFVMLPIGAEVGFSSSGAGALGTLALLGLTPLDARRIVGTDLAFGLCLSLIGGTLHLQSAGLNSALLINLIVGGILGALVGTGLASRIPVRTMRLALSLWLFVMGIQLCWHALA from the coding sequence ATGGAACTCCTCCTCGGATTCGCAATCGCAGCGCTCATCGCCATCACCGGCGTCGGCGCCGGTACGCTCATCGCGCCCTTGCTTATCCTGTTTCTCCATGTACCCGTAGCAGAAGCCGTCGGCACAGCACTCGCCTACTCCGCCGCCGTCAAGTTGGTCGTCGTCCCCGTTCAGATTTGGCGCCGCCAAGTTGAATGGCGCACTCTCGCCGTCATCCTTGCCACCGGAATCCCAGGCGTCGCCATCGGCTCGCTCATCTTCCAGCGCGCTGCCCACAACTCTGCCAACAATCTCTGGCTCTTCCTCGCCCTCGGCATCATGATCGCCGTCTCGTCAGCGTGGCACATCTTCCGCCACTTCCGTCCCGCCGCTGAACCAGCGCAGCGCACTAACTCCCCGAAGTGGCTCGCCTTCGTCATGCTCCCCATCGGCGCTGAAGTTGGATTTTCCTCCTCCGGCGCAGGAGCACTCGGCACTCTCGCCCTCCTCGGTCTCACCCCCCTCGACGCTCGCCGCATCGTCGGCACCGACCTGGCCTTCGGCCTCTGCCTCTCGCTCATCGGCGGTACACTCCATCTTCAAAGCGCCGGTCTCAATTCAGCATTACTCATCAATCTCATTGTCGGCGGTATCCTCGGCGCACTCGTCGGAACCGGTCTCGCCTCGCGCATCCCCGTCCGCACCATGCGCCTCGCGCTCTCCCTTTGGCTCTTCGTTATGGGCATCCAACTCTGCTGGCACGCCCTCGCCTAA